The following are from one region of the Cyclopterus lumpus isolate fCycLum1 chromosome 21, fCycLum1.pri, whole genome shotgun sequence genome:
- the LOC117750164 gene encoding TSC22 domain family protein 1-like isoform X2 yields the protein MTSMSTPCYTVAMDLGVCQLRNFSISFLSSLLEAENSHVKLDKSSSGASVVAIDNKIEQAMDLVKSHLMYAVREEVEVLKEQIKELIDRNSQLEQENTLLKTLASPEQMAQFQAQVQTGSPPTPQTAATPGPPSSATLAQPTSHSSGPSA from the exons ATGACCAGCATGAGTACGCCGTGCTACACCGTGGCTATGGATCTAGGCGTCTGCCAGCTGAGGAATTTCTCCATATCGTTTCTGTCGTCGTTATTGGAGGCAGAGAACTCGCACGTCAAGCTCGACAAAAG TTCGTCAGGAGCCAGCGTTGTGGCCATAGACAACAAGATTGAACAAGCAATG GACCTGGTGAAGAGTCACCTCATGTATGCCGTgcgtgaggaggtggaggtctTAAAGGAGCAGATCAAGGAGCTGATCGACCGCAACTCCCAGTTGGAGCAGGAGAACACCCTGTTGAAGACCCTGGCCAGCCCAGAGCAGATGGCCCAGTTCCAGGCCCAGGTCCAGACCGGCTCCCCGCCTACCCCTCAAACCGCTGCCACGCCGGGGCCCCCAAGCAGCGCCACCCTCGCCCAGCCCACCTCGCACAGCTCTGGCCCATCAGCGTAG